A segment of the Streptomyces sp. NBC_00376 genome:
AAGGCACCGCCGAGGTTGGTGTCGAGCACCCGCCGGAACTGCTCGTCGCCCATGCGCATCAGCAGGCCGTCCTCGGTGATGCCGGCGTTCGCCACCACCACCTCGACCGGTCCGTGGGCCTCCTCCGCCTCGGCGAAGGCCCTGGCGATCTCCGCGCCGTCCGTCACGTCGCACTTGACGCCGAACAGGCCGTCGGGGGCGCCGGAGCCCCGGTGAGTGACGGCCACCTTGTCCCCGTTCGCCGCGAACCTGCGGGCCACCGCCAGGCCGATGCCCCGGTTGCCACCGGTGACCAGTATCGAACGTGCCATCTGTTCCGCTCCTTCGTCGTGGGACTTCCCGAGGACGCGTCCGGGGCCGGCCGGGCCGGGCTCAGCACGGGTCCTTCAGCGAGGTGTAGGCGCCGCGGTGGTGCACCAGCGGCGAACCGGCCGCTCCGGCCGTGTGCAGTGCGTCGACCCGGCCGAGGAACAGCACATGGTCGCCGCCCGGATAGCGGTGCTCCGTGCGGCACTCCATCGAGAGCACCGCGTCACGGAGCAGTACGTGCCCGCTCGCACCGGCCACGCCCCCGAGCCGCTCCTCGGCACCCCTGCCGTGCGGCCGGTCGTGGGAGGCGAAGCAGGCGGACAAATCGCTCTGATCCGTCGTCAGGACGTTCACGGCGAAACCGCCGACCCGGTCGATGGCCTCGACGAGACGCCCGGTCGAGCCGAGGCTCACCAGGACGAGCGCCGGGTCCAGCGACACGGACAGCAGCGAACCGACCGTCACCGCCTCCGTCTGCTCGCCGCAGCCGACCGTGACCACGGCGACTCCGGTGGGCAGCAGGCCCATCGCCCGGCGGAAGTCGGTCCGCTCCGGCACCGTCCCCCGGTCGCGGTCGTGGCCTGCGGTGGCGCCCGCGCGCCGCGCGGTGTGCGTGGACATGGAACCGCCTCTCGTTTCAGCGCTTGCTGATCAGGCAGGTCAGCCTTGCCGTGCAGGTGAGCCGGGACCGGCTGTCGGTGATCTCGACCTGGTAGGTGACCACCCGGTCGCCGCGGTGCAGCGGCGTGCAGACCCCGGTGACGAGTCCGCTGCGCGCCGACCGGTGGTGTGTGCAGGACAGTTCGAGCCCGGCGACCGCGCCACGGGGTGCAACGTGCATTCCGGCGGCCAGCGAGCCGAGCGTCTCGGCGAGGACGGCGTTGGCGCCGCCGTGCAGCCAGCCGAACGGCTGGCGGTTGCCCGCCACCGGCATGGTGCCGACCATCCGGTCGGCGTCCCACGAGGTGATCTCGATGCCCATCCGGGCGATCAGCTGCTCGTCGGCCAGCTCGGGCGGCACCGACAGGATGCTGCGGTTCGCCGGGCGCCGGGCCGCGCCGGCCCCGTCCGCTTCCACGGCGTTGCTGTTCATCGTCGCCTCTCCAGGGTCGCGGGGCACTCCGCGGGACGCCCGCGGATCCCGTCCGGCGGGGGGCGAAGTCCCCACCGCCGACCGGTGTCCTGCGTACTGTCGCCCGCCCGGCGGGAGCCGCCAAGACCTGATCCACCTGCCCGAATCTCACCGCGGGGGCAGGGGCATCGGGCTGCACCTTCGGTCAGGGCAGTCGGGCCTTATGGCCGGCGACGCACTCCCCCGAGACTTCATCACGGCAAAGGCCGGTCACCACGTGACTCCCGTATCCACAGCCATCGGAGAATCCCTTGGAATCCGCCGCATTCAATTCGTCCACGTCTTCGGGTTCCGACGCGTTCCCGTGGAACGAGTACGTGCGCCGCCTGGGATACGACGGGCCGCTGGAGGCGAGTGCCGAATGCCTGCGGGCATTGTGCTCGGCCCATCTGCTCGCGATTCCGTACGAAATGCTCGACACGCTCGACGGCGAGGTACCGACGCTGGACCTCGCGGCCACCTTCGACCGGGTGGTGCGCCGGCGGCGCGGCGGGACGTGCCTGGAGACCACGCCCCTGTTCGGCGAGTTCCTGCGCACCCTCGGGTTCGGCGTGCGTCTGGTGGCCGGCCAGATGTGGCGGGTCAGCAACGAGTGGTGGCCGCACTGGGACCATCTGGCACTCGTCGTCGAGGCCGAGGGGCGCAGCCGGCTGGTCGACGTCGGCTTCCTGATGCTCTCCCCGCCGGAACCGCTGCTGATGGCCGACGAACCGCAGGAGCAGGGCGGCTGGCGGTTCCGGATGGTGGAACGCGACGGCTACCGCACGGTACTGCGCGCCGGCGCGGACGGGGTCTGGGGGCCGGTCTACCGGATCGGTCACGAGCACCTGGAAGTCGCCGACTACGCCTGGATCGTCGACTTCCACCGCACCAACGAGGACTCCCCGCTCGCGGGGACGGTGCTCTGCTCCCGGGTGCTGCCCGACGGGAAGCTCGTGGTGATGGGCGACAACTTCCTGCGCGCGCGGGACGGCCGGCAGGAGCTGGAGTTCCTCGCCGATTCCGCCGAGGCGGAGCGGGCCCTGGCCGAGGTGCTGCACGGACATCCGCATCTGGTGGAAAAGGCGGTCGCCGCCTGGGAGAAGGCACGGGCGAACCGTCGAGAATCCCGGCGCCGAATCGTCTGATCCCGCGTTCGACTTCTCCATTCCGAAAGTGAGTTGCAGACCAATCATGAATAGTTCGGGCACCGAAGAGCGACCCTGGGGCGTGGGCATCCGGGCCATCGGCCGCTACCTGCCGGAGAAGAATCTCAGCAATGCCGATCTGGAGGAGATCCTCCTGACGCGGGACGACTGGATCCGGGCGAACATCGGCGTGGAGAACCGCCGGATGGCCGCCGAGGGCGAGTGGACCTCGGATCTCGGCACGGCGGCGCTGCTGGACGCCTGCGACCGTTCGGGGATCACTCCGGCCGACGTCGACCTGGTCGTCTGCGGGACGTACACGCCGGACAACATGACGCCGCCCACCGCGATGCTCGTCATCCGCAAGGCCGGTGCGACCGGCGCGACCGGCTTCGACATCAACAGCGGTGCCTGCCCGGGCGGGGTGTTCGCCCTGGACGTGGGCGCGAAGTACGTCGCCACCGGCCAGTTCCGCCGGGTCGCCGTGGTGATGGCGGATGTCAGCACCCGGACGATGGACTGGAAGGACCCCGGGCCGGCGGTCATCTTCGGCGACGGCGCGGCCTGTTACCTCCTGGAGCGCTGCACCCCCGACCGCGGGATCGGCACCACGCTGCTGCGCAGCGACCCGTCCGGCTACGAATCGGTCTGGGTGACCCGCGAGAAGCGCCAACGCCGCGACGGAACCCCCATGAGCAGCGGCTTCGGCGACAACTTCGGCTCGCTGGACGGCAAGGCCGTGCACAGGTTCGCGGTCGGCCGGGTGCCGGGGTTCATCCAGGAGCTGCTGGACACCGCGGGCAGGACCGCCGACGACATCGACCTCTTCGCGCTGCACCAGGCGAACCTGTACATCCTGCAGGGGATCATGCGCGAACTCGGTGTGCCGATGGACCGGACGGTCATCAACATCCAGAAGTACGGGAACACTTCGGGCGCCAGTGTGCCCCTGGTGCTCAGGGAGGCCGAGGAGCTCGGCCGTCTCTCCCCCGGCGACCAGGTGGTGCTGACCGCGTTCGGCTCCGGCTTCAGCATGGGCGCCGCGCTGGTGCGCTGGTGCGGCCCGGAGGACTTCGAGCCCGTGGCGGTCGCGTCGTGAGCACCTCCTCGACCGCGGGCGCCGCGACGTTGCGCGGCGCGGCGACCGCTGTGCTGGGACTCGGTACCTACCTGCCTTCGCGGCCGGTCACCAACGCGATGATCTGCGAGCGGATCGACTCCTCGGACGAGTGGATCCGCAGCCGTTCCGGCATCCGGCTGCGGCACTGGGCCGACCCGTCGGAGACGGTGGAGTTCATGGCCGCCACCGCCGCCGAACGGGCCCTGGAGAACGCCGGGATCACCGCGGACCGGGTGGGCTGCGTCGTCGTCTCGACCGTCTCGCACCTGCACCAGTTCCCTTCGCTCGCGGCCGGGGTCGCGGACCGGATCGGCGCACCGGCCCCCGGCGCGTTCGACATCTCGGCGGGCTGCGCCGGCTTCTGCTACGGCCTCGCCCTGGCCTCCGACATGGTGGCCGCCAAGAGCGCCTCGTACGTCCTGCTGATCGCGGTGGAACGGCTGTCCGAGCTGACCGACACCCGGGACAAGGGCACCGCCTTCCTGTTCGGTGACGGCGCCGGCGCGGTCGTCGTCGGCCCGAGCGGGCAGGCCGGCATCGGCCCGGTCGCCTGGGGTTCGGACGGCTCCCAGAAGGACACCATCCGCCAGAGCGCGTCCTGGAGCGCGCTGCGGGACGCCCCGGACGCCCCCTGGCCGCGGATCACCATGAACGGCCGCGAGGTGTTCAGGTGGGCCGCGTACCACCTCGGCCCGGTCGCCGAGCGCGCCCTGGAACGTGCCGGGGTGAGCACCGACGCGCTCGACTCCTTCATCCCGCACCAGGCCAATGCCCGGATCACCGACCAGCTGGTCAGCGAATTGAAGCTGCCGGACCACGTCTCGGTGGCCCGCAGCATCGAGACCCACGGCAACACCTCCGCCGTGTCCATCCCGCTCGCCATGCAGGAGATGCTCGCCACCGGCGCCGCGACGCCGGGCGGCCTCGCCCTGCTGCTGTCCTTCGGGACCGGCCTCGTCTGGGCGGGCCAGGTGATCCGGCTGCCCTCGGCGCCGGTGACCGCGCCCGTACCGGCCACCGCGCCTCCCGAACCCACCGATGACACCCGTCACGTCCGCTAGGAGACCGACCATGAGCACCGTTCAGAGCGACACCCTGCAGATCCTCAAGGAGATCCTCGACGAGGTCGCCGAGATCCCGGCCGACCAGGTGGCCCTGGAGTCCTCGTTCGTCGACGACCTGGAACTCGACTCGCTGTCGATCGTGTCCGTGTTCGTCCTGGTCCAGCGCCGCTTCGGCGTCGAGGTGCCGAACGAGATCTTCGACCGGCTCAGCACGGTGGGCCGCGCCGTCGCCTACCTGGAGCACGGCGCGATCCCGGAATGAGCCGCCGCCCCGCCCCGACCCGCCGAGCCGGAAAGGCAGTTCATGCATCTCACGCTCAGGCCGAACCGGCAGCCACTCAGGGGTGAGCTCACGGTTCCGCATTCCAAGTACCACGTGCACCGAGCCCTGATACTCGCCTCGCTCGCCGAGGGCACCAGCCGGATCACCGGCGTCTCCGACGCCCGCCATGTGCAGT
Coding sequences within it:
- a CDS encoding flavin reductase family protein → MSTHTARRAGATAGHDRDRGTVPERTDFRRAMGLLPTGVAVVTVGCGEQTEAVTVGSLLSVSLDPALVLVSLGSTGRLVEAIDRVGGFAVNVLTTDQSDLSACFASHDRPHGRGAEERLGGVAGASGHVLLRDAVLSMECRTEHRYPGGDHVLFLGRVDALHTAGAAGSPLVHHRGAYTSLKDPC
- a CDS encoding PaaI family thioesterase, yielding MNSNAVEADGAGAARRPANRSILSVPPELADEQLIARMGIEITSWDADRMVGTMPVAGNRQPFGWLHGGANAVLAETLGSLAAGMHVAPRGAVAGLELSCTHHRSARSGLVTGVCTPLHRGDRVVTYQVEITDSRSRLTCTARLTCLISKR
- a CDS encoding arylamine N-acetyltransferase family protein is translated as MESAAFNSSTSSGSDAFPWNEYVRRLGYDGPLEASAECLRALCSAHLLAIPYEMLDTLDGEVPTLDLAATFDRVVRRRRGGTCLETTPLFGEFLRTLGFGVRLVAGQMWRVSNEWWPHWDHLALVVEAEGRSRLVDVGFLMLSPPEPLLMADEPQEQGGWRFRMVERDGYRTVLRAGADGVWGPVYRIGHEHLEVADYAWIVDFHRTNEDSPLAGTVLCSRVLPDGKLVVMGDNFLRARDGRQELEFLADSAEAERALAEVLHGHPHLVEKAVAAWEKARANRRESRRRIV
- a CDS encoding 3-oxoacyl-ACP synthase III family protein, which produces MNSSGTEERPWGVGIRAIGRYLPEKNLSNADLEEILLTRDDWIRANIGVENRRMAAEGEWTSDLGTAALLDACDRSGITPADVDLVVCGTYTPDNMTPPTAMLVIRKAGATGATGFDINSGACPGGVFALDVGAKYVATGQFRRVAVVMADVSTRTMDWKDPGPAVIFGDGAACYLLERCTPDRGIGTTLLRSDPSGYESVWVTREKRQRRDGTPMSSGFGDNFGSLDGKAVHRFAVGRVPGFIQELLDTAGRTADDIDLFALHQANLYILQGIMRELGVPMDRTVINIQKYGNTSGASVPLVLREAEELGRLSPGDQVVLTAFGSGFSMGAALVRWCGPEDFEPVAVAS
- a CDS encoding acyl carrier protein, which produces MSTVQSDTLQILKEILDEVAEIPADQVALESSFVDDLELDSLSIVSVFVLVQRRFGVEVPNEIFDRLSTVGRAVAYLEHGAIPE